Part of the Fusarium musae strain F31 chromosome 3, whole genome shotgun sequence genome, CGTCAATGCGTTGAACACATCGAACTTGTGGCGCTTGGAGATGATAAGGGCATCGTGAACAAGCTCGTTAAGGCGCTTCTTGAGAGCAGCTTTGTCGAACTTGTCCTGTAGCGCGACGTCTGTACCGTAGTAAAACATGTAAGCAACCTTGATAACGTTGTGCTTAGCGTTTCCAATAGCCGTCGACTCGAtgcagaagaaagagaagaagtccgtgatcttcttgttttCGTCCTTTGTAGTTTATTAGTGCATATCCTCTGAACTTTGTTCTTACGATGGCTTACCTCGACAACGTATGTCCACACAACCTGCTGGTCGTTGGGTCCAACCTTGGGGACAAACCAGTGGTGAGCTTCCTGGCGACTGAACTCAGGCGTCATATCGAAGCGCGCATTATATCGCTTATACAAATCCATAACAGCATCAAGgtccttctcttccaacGGTCGCAGGCCCTTGGTGCTAGTATCGTCTGGTAGCGCATACTTGCGAACCTGATACTGAGGTTTGCTGTTTGCGGGAAGAGGACTGAAGCCGCACTCATAGAGTTTTTGCCAATTAATAGCGCGATGAAAGTATCTGCATGTGCTGACGGGCTTGGGAAGGACGACACCAGCGGTGTAAAGTCCTTGCCAGATCTCGTTGAGGTTGCTGCGCCTGGTAATCTCCTTAATGAGTACTGGTGTAAGTCGCTTGCCTCGGAGCTTCTTGTGGATGGCAAGGAAGTTAACCTCAGAGCAGGTAACAACGTTCTCTCGGACACGGAGGTGAACGGGGATGGCCGAGATAAAAGCTACGAGAAGACGGGACTGGGTTGCGCGGACACCAACATGATATTCCTTCTTCCAGCCAGGAGGCATCATGGCCCTGCGCAAGTCAGCGGAAATAGATTCTTGGAAGAGCTAACTCGTGTATTAGCCTAGCAATTTGGCAACTTACCATCGAAGAATAGAGGGGGAATAGTTGAAGCGGAACATagcctcatcgtcctcgacgTAGTGCTTGTTCAACAGCTCGTAAActtccttgatctcctcatcatTGGTCAAATCCATCGTAACCCATTCAAAGCCAGGAATTAGAGGGGCGGGCTCCTTGTCGACCTCCTCGACCTTCTGAATCCGTAAGGGGCCCTCCTTCAAAGTCGCATCCTCTCCAAACTTGGGTACAGGCTGGGTCTGCCAGAACTTATACGATCCCATATCTTTGGCGTTCTTTCCGCCAGCGGCAAGACCAGTCATGATATCTTGTAGTGACATTTTCTTGAGCATATCGGCAGCCTGAGAGCCGGAAGGATCATCGCTCTTGGAGGCTTTATTCACCTCTTGGGAGAGGGCTGGGTTGAGGGCGAGGAACTCCTTGATCTGCTGAGGAGTGAGGCCATCGAGGGCCTTGTGGAAATCGGAATCGGTCGGCGCGGATTTTGAGCCGGTCAGGGCCTCCTTGACCTTCGCTCgcttcgacttcttcttcttctttttcttcttcttgtcgccgGATCCTTCAGCAGCGTGTTGCTCCTCATGCTCCTCCTCGGATCCAGATTCGGCGGCATCGTTGTCGTCGGCTTCAGCTTCGGCGTCGGCGTGAGCGatggccttgcccttgagctcGGCGTTCGTCTCGTCGACGACGGGCTCAATTGGCTTGGACTCCTCGGACATGATTCGAGATAGGCTTTTGATGTAGGTGTTGTCGATgctaactacctaggtaggtaatgttACGTGGGGTGGGGGGTTAAATCGAAAGGAGCTCCTTGGTGGGGTAATTTCACGGTAGCATGTGTCTGCCCTCCACTGCTAACGCCAGGTGGGGTTAAACGGCTTTAATCGGTAAGTACCATTACTCTGTATAggtatataaggtattacaAGAACAACCACAGGAGGTGCCTGGAGTTGCAAACCTGATGATCGCCCCGTGATGTCGTGGTTGGCTATTCTCGTATATTGAAACTAATTTGAGCGAATCACGCGAGTGAACGAGGTATGGTCTAATAAGTCAGAAGTTGCGTCATCTAGGCAGACCAACCGTATCTGATACTGGATACTGCTGACTGGCTGGCTAGGGGTCCTATTGTTTAGAGTAGTTTACTGATAGAATACCTTAGCTAAAGAGTTGAATGACTTTTCGTATCTTTGAAAGAAAGGGAAGGATTGGAATGCGGAGAACTAGGGTCTCGACACCGCACGCATCTAAGAATTCAGAAATGGTCCAGAGAACTATCCGACAATGAACACAAGCCCATATCCACTACGGGTTGATACTCAACTGAATGATGCAATGAGAGATGCCTCGATGTGTATCTCTCTGGCAGCAGTAACCGACGTTCTTTGCCTGAGTCTGCCAGGCTGAGGGACACTTTTCAAGTTCGGCGATACAAAGATTTTGTGATCACTACGACTCGCGCAGGCATGTTAAATGGCAGGCTAgtgaaggaaagaaaactcaggaccttgacccttagtgataaaaagacttgggcaacttagcataagtttaggatacctttatGACACCTTTGAgtagtttattttgacaccctatatcaatgtcttgtgttttcttgctccccgagggGCAAGGCTTTTTAGGAACAATAGCTGCGGTATATGCAAGGGATGACCTCTGGCAGCTCTCCCCACCCGGGTATTAtagttgaagctgaagcgaAGGCGGAAGGTCTGATGAGTAGTGAGTTCAATGAGTATCTAACGGGGAGTTGTCTCAAGTCTCAAGTAATGAGGAATAGCGAAAGTCTGAATTAGCAAAACAAGGATGCCCGTTGAGCGGAAGTGGAGGTCAGTGACGAGAAGCCCTGCGGTggctacttataatattgaATCATTACGGGACTTTAGTGACGGAAAACATCGCCTATAAGACCATTTATTGAAAGGCCTTACGGTTTCTTATGTCTTTCATGGTGATCTATCCTCTAGGACCGGCACGAACATGCGCCGCCTTGTAGAGGAGTAGTATATAGCGCTAAGAACATATGCCTAGAAATATGGAAACTTCAAAGTTAGGATCTAGAAAGTAGCAAATTCCACGTCGTTTGTCGAACTGTGCAGAGTAATTACTAAGAAATCATGTATGAGTTGGCATTGCAACCTGATGGGGCAATTACGAAGATGTCACTTGTTAGATGTCGAAAACTGTCCTGATGGATGTGTCCTGCCAGTTTATTCATCACTGTAAGTCGTTCCGTGAAGATCGAATGCCCTCATGATGGCCAGCGCAACAGGCGCATAGCCCATGATATCGTTGTGACCTGAGTCACTTATCAGCATACAATCTCAACAGGATTGAGCAGATATTCACTTACCACCATATGGGAAAAGCTCTTGGCGGATAATCATGTCGGGTTCAGCAGTCCAATTGGTCACAAATGcatccttgcccttgcgGATGG contains:
- the NMT1_2 gene encoding glycylpeptide N-tetradecanoyltransferase (EggNog:ENOG41~BUSCO:EOG09261SS1), whose amino-acid sequence is MSEESKPIEPVVDETNAELKGKAIAHADAEAEADDNDAAESGSEEEHEEQHAAEGSGDKKKKKKKKKSKRAKVKEALTGSKSAPTDSDFHKALDGLTPQQIKEFLALNPALSQEVNKASKSDDPSGSQAADMLKKMSLQDIMTGLAAGGKNAKDMGSYKFWQTQPVPKFGEDATLKEGPLRIQKVEEVDKEPAPLIPGFEWVTMDLTNDEEIKEVYELLNKHYVEDDEAMFRFNYSPSILRWAMMPPGWKKEYHVGVRATQSRLLVAFISAIPVHLRVRENVVTCSEVNFLAIHKKLRGKRLTPVLIKEITRRSNLNEIWQGLYTAGVVLPKPVSTCRYFHRAINWQKLYECGFSPLPANSKPQYQVRKYALPDDTSTKGLRPLEEKDLDAVMDLYKRYNARFDMTPEFSRQEAHHWFVPKVGPNDQQVVWTYVVEDENKKITDFFSFFCIESTAIGNAKHNVIKVAYMFYYGTDVALQDKFDKAALKKRLNELVHDALIISKRHKFDVFNALTLMDNALFLEQQKFGAGDGQLHYYLFNYRVNPIAGGVDRKNQLDEENLSGIGLVMP